Proteins co-encoded in one Coregonus clupeaformis isolate EN_2021a chromosome 17, ASM2061545v1, whole genome shotgun sequence genomic window:
- the LOC121585362 gene encoding gastrula zinc finger protein XlCGF57.1-like — MGSSQFFPCPHCTISFTYCYFLENHIKTKHQKQYLAILKSQVSKSKTVYGPTHSCPHCSCMFHTPRQLDIHTRKAHPSALSQKPAPPRKPARPHRVQKFHTCPQCSRRFKYLGSLLKHCKSLHKIAVVLTNGHISCADCGKSFENCWGLGPHRCHEPEGSKPKDTKPVICLEVGFQCLECGKILTTPTSLNTHMRIHTGEKPYVCKECGKRFSGTSAYRYHLLIHNGVKPFNCHDCGKAFKQKSLLRKHKTVHSGERKYSCSQCDRQFAYRESLALHLRTHSGERPFKCTVCGKDFADKGYLKTHLKIHSNQKNYHCGVCGWKFIRIGVLNTHLRSHTVERPYHCTVCDKQFSRLDHLKNHQRTHTGEKPYTCTECGKSFTQSGDLAKHKRFHTGERPFECSECHSRFICSGSLTLHMRTHTHRDVKPYSCQECGKSFYEQSHVKVHMKIHKGKCYSCPHCFVSFARKSNLSKHLLRCRKPK; from the exons ATGG gtTCTTCTCAGTTTTTTCCTTGTCCACACTGCACCATCTCCTTCACTTACTGTTATTTCCTGGAGAACCACATCAAGACCAAACACCAGAAGCAGTACCTGGCCATATTGAAAAGCCAAGTCTCAAAGAGTAAAACCGTGTACGGCCCCACACACAGCTGTCCCCACTGTAGCTGCATGTTCCATACACCACGACAGCTAGACATTCACACCCGCAAGGCCCACCCCTCTGCCCTTtcccagaaacctgcccctccccgGAAACCTGCCCGTCCCCACAGGGTTCAGAAGTTCCACACCTGCCCACAGTGTTCCCGCAGATTCAAGTACCTGGGCAGCCTGCTGAAGCACTGCAAGAGTTTGCACAAAATTGCCGTTGTTCTCACCAATGGACACATTAGTTGCGcggactgtgggaagagctttgagAATTGCTGGGGCCTGGGGCCTCACCGGTGTCACGAACCAGAGGGTTCTAAACCTAAGGACACTAAGCCTGTGATCTGTCTGGAAGTCGGCTTCCAATGCTTAGAGTGTGGCAAGATCCTCACTACTCCTACGAGCCTGAACACTCACATGCGCATCCAcaccggagagaagccttatGTCTGCAAGGAGTGCGGCAAGCGCTTCTCAGGTACCAGCGCTTACCGTTATCACTTGTTAATACACAATGGGGTCAAGCCATTCAATTGCCACGACTGCGGGAAGGCTTTCAAACAGAAGTCGCTCCTCAGAAAACACAAGACTGTTCACTCTGGTGAGAGGAAGTACTCCTGCTCCCAATGTGACAGGCAGTTTGCATACAGGGAGAGTCTGGCGCTTCACCTGCGCACACACTCAGGGGAGAGACCTTTCAAATGTACTGTGTGTGGTAAAGACTTTGCTGACAAAGGTTATCTGAAAACTCATCTGAAGATCCACAGCAACCAGAAAAACTACCATTGTGGGGTTTGTGGGTGGAAGTTCATTAGGATTGGGGTGCTGAACACACACCTGCGCTCACACACCGTGGAGAGGCCTTACCACTGCACAGTGTGTGACAAGCAATTTTCCCGACTCGACCACCTGAAGAACCACCAGCGCACTCACACAGGTGAGAAACCATACACCTGTACAGAGTGCGGTAAAAGCTTCACTCAGTCTGGAGATCTGGCCAAACACAAGCGCTTCCACACTGGGGAAAGGCCATTTGAATGTTCTGAATGCCACAGCCGGTTTATCTGTTCAGGTTCTCTGACCCTGCACATGAGGACCCACACTCACCGTGATGTAAAGCCATACTCCTGCCaagagtgtgggaagagcttttaTGAACAGAGTCACGTTAAAGTCCACATGAAAATCCACAAGGGGAAATGTTATTCCTGCCCCCACTGCTTTGTCAGCTTTGCTCGCAAGTCCAACCTCTCCAAACACCTGCTTAGATGTCGTAAACCTAAATGA
- the LOC121586177 gene encoding gastrula zinc finger protein XlCGF57.1-like codes for MENKPGKSYKTKRPKQSNTSGVTFNSIQIKMEPRFEQKEMGDHSKLSLLKKHVKKHQTTSNQATLCSQISWSPLVMLTRLSNVVVKTLLRDTKVCLVKEETDARKDEDNNGVLSPQFFPCPHCTISFTDCYFLESHIKNKHQKQYLAMLKSQVSKSKTVYGPTHSCPHCSCMFHTPRQLDIHTRKAHPSALARKPAHPRRVPGKLHPCPQCARRFPYLGTLLKHCKNLHKMAVVRIDGHISCADCGKSFENCWGLGPHRCHEPEGSKPKDTKPVICLEVGFHCSECGKILTTPTSLNTHMRIHTGEKPYECKECGKRFSNGSSLGKHLLIHKGVKEFKCQDCGKAFAQANLLRNHMTVHSGERKFSCSQCDKRYAYRGSLELHLRVHSGERPFKCTVCGKDFADKCYLKTHLNIHNNQKNYHCGVCGRKFIRLGLLKLHMRSHTGERPYHCTVCNNKFFRLSHLKNHHLTHTGEKPYTCTECGKSFTQSGDLAKHKRFHTGERPFECSECHSRFICSGSLTLHMRTHTHRDVKPYSCQECGKSFYEQSHVKVHMKIHKGKPYSCPHCFFYFARKSNLSNHLPRCPKRK; via the exons ATGGAGAACAAACCAGGAAAAAGCTACAAAACCAAGAGGCCTAAACAGTCCAACACGAGTGGGGTTactttcaactccatccaaaTAAAAATGGAACCAAGATTTGAGCAGAAGGAAATGGGTGACCATTCCAAACTTTCCTTGCTGAAGAAGCATGTCAAGAAACATCAAACTACATCCAACCAAGCGACCCTGTGTAGCCAGATATCATGGAGTCCTCTAGTGATGCTAACAAGATTGTCTAAT GTGGTGGTTAAGACTCTTCTGAGAGACACTAAAGTGTGTTTAGTGAAGGAAGAGACGGATGCCAGGAAGGATGAAGACAACAATGGAG TTTTGTCTCCTCAGTTCTTCCCTTGTCCACACTGCACCATCTCCTTTACTGACTGTTACTTCCTGGAGAGTCACATCAAGAACAAACACCAGAAGCAGTACCTGGCCATGTTGAAAAGCCAAGTCTCAAAGAGTAAAACAGTGTATGGCCCCACACACAGCTGTCCCCACTGTAGCTGCATGTTCCATACACCACGACAGCTAGACATCCACACCCGCAAGGCCCACCCCTCTGCCCTTGCCCGGAAACCTGCCCATCCCCGCAGGGTTCCGGGGAAACTCCACCCCTGCCCGCAGTGTGCCCGAAGATTCCCGTACCTGGGCACCTTGCTGAAGCACTGCAAGAATTTGCACAAAATGGCCGTTGTTCGCATCGATGGACACATCAGTTGcgctgactgtgggaagagctttgagAATTGCTGGGGCCTGGGGCCTCACCGGTGTCACGAACCAGAGGGTTCTAAACCTAAGGACACTAAACCTGTGATCTGTCTGGAAGTCGGCTTCCATTGCTCAGAATGTGGCAAGATCCTCACTACTCCTACGAGCCTGAACACTCACATGCGCATCCAcaccggagagaagccttacgAATGCAAAGAGTGCGGCAAAAGATTCTCGAATGGCAGCAGTTTAGGCAAACACCTGCTGATACACAAGGGGGTCAAAGAATTCAAATGCCAGGATTGTGGGAAGGCTTTCGCCCAGGCAAACCTTCTCAGGAATCACATGACTGTTCACTCTGGTGAGAGAAAGTTCTCCTGCTCCCAATGTGACAAGCGGTATGCATACAGGGGTAGTCTGGAGCTTCACCTGCGCGTACACTCAGGGGAGAGACCTTTCAAATGTACTGTGTGTGGTAAAGACTTTGCTGACAAATGTTATCTGAAAACGCACCTGAATATACACAACAACCAGAAAAACTACCATTGTGGGGTTTGTGGGCGGAAGTTCATAAGGCTTGGGTTGTTGAAGTTACACATGCGCTCACACACCGGGGAGAGGCCCTACCACTGTACAGTGTGCAACAATAAGTTTTTTAGACTCTCACACCTGAAGAACCATCATCTCACTCACACAGGTGAGAAACCATACACCTGCACCGAGTGCGGTAAAAGCTTCACTCAGTCTGGAGATCTGGCCAAACACAAGCGCTTCCACACTGGGGAAAGGCCATTTGAATGTTCTGAATGCCACAGCCGGTTTATCTGTTCAGGTTCTCTGACCCTGCACATGAGGACCCACACTCACCGTGATGTAAAGCCATACTCCTGCCaagagtgtgggaagagcttttaTGAACAGAGTCACGTTAAAGTCCACATGAAAATCCACAAGGGGAAACCGTATTCTTGCCCCCACTGCTTTTTTTACTTTGCTCGCAAGAGCAACCTCTCCAATCACCTGCCTAGATGTCCTAAACGTAAATGA